One Lepus europaeus isolate LE1 chromosome 7, mLepTim1.pri, whole genome shotgun sequence DNA segment encodes these proteins:
- the ELMOD1 gene encoding ELMO domain-containing protein 1 isoform X1, giving the protein MKHFLRMLIQVCLYFYCKFLWRCLKFVMRKLTGRCELQRICYNTKPGASRTMKIETSLRDSKSKLLQTSVSVHPDAIEKTIEDIMELKKINPDINPQLGISLQACLLQIVGYRNLIADVEKLRREPYDSDNPQHEELLLKLWKFLKPNTPLESRISKQWCEIGFQGDDPKTDFRGMGLLGLYNLQYFAERDAAAAQQVLSDSLHPKCRDITKEEISKFSKAEWEKKRMDKAIGYSFAIVGINITDLAYNLLISGALKTHFYNIAPEAPTLSHFQQTFCYLMHEFHKFWIEEDPMDIMEFNRVREKFRKRIIKQLQNPDMALCPHFAASEGLINM; this is encoded by the exons AATGTTGATCCAGGTGTGCctgtatttttattgtaaatttttgTGGCGCTGCCTGAAATTTGTAATGAGGAAGCTGACTGGAAGATGTGAACTGCAGCGGATCTGTTACAACACCAAGCCTGGAGCTTCCAGAACCATGAAAATTG AAACATCACTGAGGGATTCAAAAAGTAAG ctgttgcagacatcagTGAGTGTTCACCCTGATGCTATTGAAAAAACTATAGAAGACATCAtggaactgaaaaaaattaaCCCTGACATAAATCCACA ACTGGGAATCTCGCTTCAGGCTTGCCTTCTGCAAATCGTTGGGTACAGAAACCTCATTGCAGATGTGGAAAAACTGCGCAGAGAGCCCTATGATTCTGATAATCCCCAACATGAAGAACTACTTTTGAAG TTATGGAAATTCTTGAAGCCCAATACTCCATTGGAATCTCGGATTTCTAAGCAGTGGTGTGAAATTGGTTTCCAAGGTGATGATCCTAAAACCGATTTTCGAGGAATGGGACTTCTGGGCCTGTACAATTTGCA GTATTTTGCAGAACGGGATGCAGCAGCAGCTCAGCAGgtcctctctgactctctccatCCAAAATGCAG GGATATCACTAAGGAGGAAataag caaattcaGCAAAGCAGAATGGGAGAAGAAAAGGATGGATAAAGCAATTGG GTACTCATTTGCAATCGTGGGCATCAATATAACAGACCTGGCGTACAATCTGCTGATCAGTGGAGCTCTGAAAACCCATTTCTATAACATTGCCCCAGAGGCTCCAACATTGTCTCACTTCCAACAAACATTCT GCTATTTGATGCACGAGTTTCATAAATTTTGGATTGAAGAGGACCCCATGGACATAATGGAATTCAATCGTGTGCGGGAGAAATTCCGCAAGAGGATCATAAAGCAGCTGCAAAACCCAGACATGGCACTCTGCCCACACTTTGCTGCCTCGGAAGGTTTAATCAACATGTAG
- the ELMOD1 gene encoding ELMO domain-containing protein 1 isoform X4 — protein sequence MKHFLRMLIQVCLYFYCKFLWRCLKFVMRKLTGRCELQRICYNTKPGASRTMKIETSLRDSKSKLLQTSVSVHPDAIEKTIEDIMELKKINPDINPQLGISLQACLLQIVGYRNLIADVEKLRREPYDSDNPQHEELLLKLWKFLKPNTPLESRISKQWCEIGFQGDDPKTDFRGMGLLGLYNLQYFAERDAAAAQQVLSDSLHPKCRYSFAIVGINITDLAYNLLISGALKTHFYNIAPEAPTLSHFQQTFCYLMHEFHKFWIEEDPMDIMEFNRVREKFRKRIIKQLQNPDMALCPHFAASEGLINM from the exons AATGTTGATCCAGGTGTGCctgtatttttattgtaaatttttgTGGCGCTGCCTGAAATTTGTAATGAGGAAGCTGACTGGAAGATGTGAACTGCAGCGGATCTGTTACAACACCAAGCCTGGAGCTTCCAGAACCATGAAAATTG AAACATCACTGAGGGATTCAAAAAGTAAG ctgttgcagacatcagTGAGTGTTCACCCTGATGCTATTGAAAAAACTATAGAAGACATCAtggaactgaaaaaaattaaCCCTGACATAAATCCACA ACTGGGAATCTCGCTTCAGGCTTGCCTTCTGCAAATCGTTGGGTACAGAAACCTCATTGCAGATGTGGAAAAACTGCGCAGAGAGCCCTATGATTCTGATAATCCCCAACATGAAGAACTACTTTTGAAG TTATGGAAATTCTTGAAGCCCAATACTCCATTGGAATCTCGGATTTCTAAGCAGTGGTGTGAAATTGGTTTCCAAGGTGATGATCCTAAAACCGATTTTCGAGGAATGGGACTTCTGGGCCTGTACAATTTGCA GTATTTTGCAGAACGGGATGCAGCAGCAGCTCAGCAGgtcctctctgactctctccatCCAAAATGCAG GTACTCATTTGCAATCGTGGGCATCAATATAACAGACCTGGCGTACAATCTGCTGATCAGTGGAGCTCTGAAAACCCATTTCTATAACATTGCCCCAGAGGCTCCAACATTGTCTCACTTCCAACAAACATTCT GCTATTTGATGCACGAGTTTCATAAATTTTGGATTGAAGAGGACCCCATGGACATAATGGAATTCAATCGTGTGCGGGAGAAATTCCGCAAGAGGATCATAAAGCAGCTGCAAAACCCAGACATGGCACTCTGCCCACACTTTGCTGCCTCGGAAGGTTTAATCAACATGTAG
- the ELMOD1 gene encoding ELMO domain-containing protein 1 isoform X3, which produces MKHFLRMLIQVCLYFYCKFLWRCLKFVMRKLTGRCELQRICYNTKPGASRTMKIETSLRDSKSKLLQTSVSVHPDAIEKTIEDIMELKKINPDINPQLGISLQACLLQIVGYRNLIADVEKLRREPYDSDNPQHEELLLKLWKFLKPNTPLESRISKQWCEIGFQGDDPKTDFRGMGLLGLYNLQYFAERDAAAAQQVLSDSLHPKCSKFSKAEWEKKRMDKAIGYSFAIVGINITDLAYNLLISGALKTHFYNIAPEAPTLSHFQQTFCYLMHEFHKFWIEEDPMDIMEFNRVREKFRKRIIKQLQNPDMALCPHFAASEGLINM; this is translated from the exons AATGTTGATCCAGGTGTGCctgtatttttattgtaaatttttgTGGCGCTGCCTGAAATTTGTAATGAGGAAGCTGACTGGAAGATGTGAACTGCAGCGGATCTGTTACAACACCAAGCCTGGAGCTTCCAGAACCATGAAAATTG AAACATCACTGAGGGATTCAAAAAGTAAG ctgttgcagacatcagTGAGTGTTCACCCTGATGCTATTGAAAAAACTATAGAAGACATCAtggaactgaaaaaaattaaCCCTGACATAAATCCACA ACTGGGAATCTCGCTTCAGGCTTGCCTTCTGCAAATCGTTGGGTACAGAAACCTCATTGCAGATGTGGAAAAACTGCGCAGAGAGCCCTATGATTCTGATAATCCCCAACATGAAGAACTACTTTTGAAG TTATGGAAATTCTTGAAGCCCAATACTCCATTGGAATCTCGGATTTCTAAGCAGTGGTGTGAAATTGGTTTCCAAGGTGATGATCCTAAAACCGATTTTCGAGGAATGGGACTTCTGGGCCTGTACAATTTGCA GTATTTTGCAGAACGGGATGCAGCAGCAGCTCAGCAGgtcctctctgactctctccatCCAAAATGCAG caaattcaGCAAAGCAGAATGGGAGAAGAAAAGGATGGATAAAGCAATTGG GTACTCATTTGCAATCGTGGGCATCAATATAACAGACCTGGCGTACAATCTGCTGATCAGTGGAGCTCTGAAAACCCATTTCTATAACATTGCCCCAGAGGCTCCAACATTGTCTCACTTCCAACAAACATTCT GCTATTTGATGCACGAGTTTCATAAATTTTGGATTGAAGAGGACCCCATGGACATAATGGAATTCAATCGTGTGCGGGAGAAATTCCGCAAGAGGATCATAAAGCAGCTGCAAAACCCAGACATGGCACTCTGCCCACACTTTGCTGCCTCGGAAGGTTTAATCAACATGTAG
- the ELMOD1 gene encoding ELMO domain-containing protein 1 isoform X2, which produces MLIQVCLYFYCKFLWRCLKFVMRKLTGRCELQRICYNTKPGASRTMKIETSLRDSKSKLLQTSVSVHPDAIEKTIEDIMELKKINPDINPQLGISLQACLLQIVGYRNLIADVEKLRREPYDSDNPQHEELLLKLWKFLKPNTPLESRISKQWCEIGFQGDDPKTDFRGMGLLGLYNLQYFAERDAAAAQQVLSDSLHPKCRDITKEEISKFSKAEWEKKRMDKAIGYSFAIVGINITDLAYNLLISGALKTHFYNIAPEAPTLSHFQQTFCYLMHEFHKFWIEEDPMDIMEFNRVREKFRKRIIKQLQNPDMALCPHFAASEGLINM; this is translated from the exons ATGTTGATCCAGGTGTGCctgtatttttattgtaaatttttgTGGCGCTGCCTGAAATTTGTAATGAGGAAGCTGACTGGAAGATGTGAACTGCAGCGGATCTGTTACAACACCAAGCCTGGAGCTTCCAGAACCATGAAAATTG AAACATCACTGAGGGATTCAAAAAGTAAG ctgttgcagacatcagTGAGTGTTCACCCTGATGCTATTGAAAAAACTATAGAAGACATCAtggaactgaaaaaaattaaCCCTGACATAAATCCACA ACTGGGAATCTCGCTTCAGGCTTGCCTTCTGCAAATCGTTGGGTACAGAAACCTCATTGCAGATGTGGAAAAACTGCGCAGAGAGCCCTATGATTCTGATAATCCCCAACATGAAGAACTACTTTTGAAG TTATGGAAATTCTTGAAGCCCAATACTCCATTGGAATCTCGGATTTCTAAGCAGTGGTGTGAAATTGGTTTCCAAGGTGATGATCCTAAAACCGATTTTCGAGGAATGGGACTTCTGGGCCTGTACAATTTGCA GTATTTTGCAGAACGGGATGCAGCAGCAGCTCAGCAGgtcctctctgactctctccatCCAAAATGCAG GGATATCACTAAGGAGGAAataag caaattcaGCAAAGCAGAATGGGAGAAGAAAAGGATGGATAAAGCAATTGG GTACTCATTTGCAATCGTGGGCATCAATATAACAGACCTGGCGTACAATCTGCTGATCAGTGGAGCTCTGAAAACCCATTTCTATAACATTGCCCCAGAGGCTCCAACATTGTCTCACTTCCAACAAACATTCT GCTATTTGATGCACGAGTTTCATAAATTTTGGATTGAAGAGGACCCCATGGACATAATGGAATTCAATCGTGTGCGGGAGAAATTCCGCAAGAGGATCATAAAGCAGCTGCAAAACCCAGACATGGCACTCTGCCCACACTTTGCTGCCTCGGAAGGTTTAATCAACATGTAG